One stretch of Prunus persica cultivar Lovell chromosome G1, Prunus_persica_NCBIv2, whole genome shotgun sequence DNA includes these proteins:
- the LOC18788371 gene encoding esterase yields MESPRIPIKAIVSLFCSYMLLWHITTLSPTLALEDCEFPAIFNFGDSNSDTGGLAASLSAPPPPYGETYFHMPVGRFSDGRVIIDFLAKNLGHSFLSAYLDSLGSNFSYGANFATGGSTIRLPDQIFPAGGFSPFYLNIQYMQFMQLKSRSQLIRHRGGIFASLMPKESYFSKALYTFDIGQNDLTEGFIGNMTVQQVNASVPDIIIGLSANIKKIYDLGARSFWIHNTGPIGCLPSILANLPGQKDEAGCAKSYNEVAQHFNQKLKEATVQLRKDLPLAAITYVDVYSVKYSLFKEPQKYGFELPLVACCGYGGKYNYNSSSQCGGTARVNGRQTFVGSCKDPSVRVNWDGTHYTEAAAKFISDKISTGAFSDPPLALKQACHKSLA; encoded by the exons ATGGAGTCTCCTAGAATTCCTATCAAAGCTATCGTTTCTCTATTTTGCTCTTATATGCTTTTGTGGCATATCACCACTTTGAGCCCTACCTTGGCTTTGGAAGACTGTGAGTTTCCAGCCATCTTTAACTTTGGAGATTCAAATTCAGATACTGGTGGATTGGCTGCATCCCTTTcggcaccaccaccaccttatGGGGAGACCTATTTTCATATGCCGGTTGGAAGATTCTCAGATGGCAGGGTCATAATCGATTTTCTTG CAAAGAATCTTGGTCACTCCTTTCTAAGCGCATATCTGGATTCCCTTGGGAGCAACTTCTCGTATGGTGCAAATTTTGCCACTGGAGGCTCCACCATCAGATTGCCAGATCAAATTTTTCCAGCTGGTGGATTTAGTCCCTTCTACCTCAATATTCAGTACATGCAGTTCATGCAACTAAAATCCAGATCACAACTCATTAGGCATCGAG GGGGAATATTTGCAAGTTTGATGCCCAAGGAGTCGTATTTCTCGAAAGCTTTATACACATTTGACATTGGCCAGAATGACCTAACAGAAGGGTTCATTGGTAACATGACTGTTCAACAAGTCAATGCATCTGTTCCTGATATAATCATTGGCCTCTCGGCAAATATTAAG AAAATATATGATTTGGGAGCGAGATCATTTTGGATCCACAACACTGGGCCAATTGGCTGTCTCCCTTCCATCTTAGCCAATTTACCAGGTCAAAAGGATGAGGCTGGCTGTGCAAAGTCATATAATGAAGTAGCTCAGCATTTTAACCAGAAGCTGAAGGAAGCCACAGTTCAACTTAGGAAAGATCTACCTTTGGCTGCAATTACTTATGTGGACGTCTATTCAGTTAAATACTCTCTTTTCAAGGAACCGCAAAAATATG GGTTTGAGCTCCCACTTGTTGCTTGTTGTGGGTATGGTGGCAAGTACAACTATAACAGTAGTTCTCAATGTGGAGGAACAGCTAGAGTTAATGGAAGGCAAACATTTGTTGGCTCATGCAAAGATCCTTCGGTGAGAGTGAATTGGGATGGCACTCATTATACTGAGGCAGCTGCCAAGTTTATTTCTGATAAAATTTCAACTGGAGCATTTTCTGATCCACCCCTTGCTTTGAAACAAGCATGTCACAAGAGTTTGGcctaa